One genomic window of Caenorhabditis elegans chromosome I includes the following:
- the spe-4 gene encoding Presenilin spe-4 (Confirmed by transcript evidence), with protein sequence MDTLRSISSELVRSSQLRWTLFSVIANMSLTLSIWIGVYNMEVNSELSKTYFLDPSFEQTTGNLLLDGFINGVGTILVLGCVSFIMLAFVLFDFRRIVKAWLTLSCLLILFGVSAQTLHDMFSQVFDQDDNNQYYMTIVLIVVPTVVYGFGGIYAFFSNSSLILHQIFVVTNCSLISVFYLRVFPSKTTWFVLWIVLFWDLFAVLAPMGPLKKVQEKASDYSKCVLNLIMFSANEKRLTAGSNQEETNEGEESTIRRTVKQTIEYYTKREAQDDEFYQKIRQRRAAINPDSVPTEHSPLVEAEPSPIELKEKNSTEELSDDESDTSETSSGSSNLSSSDSSTTVSTSDISTAEECDQKEWDDLVSNSLPNNDKRPATAADALNDGEVLRLGFGDFVFYSLLIGQAAASGCPFAVISAALGILFGLVVTLTVFSTEESTTPALPLPVICGTFCYFSSMFFWEQLYG encoded by the exons ATGGACACCCTTCGATCGATTTCTAGCGAATTAGTGCGATCTTCACAATTACGATGGACACTGTTCTCTGTTATTGCCAATATGTCACTGACATTGTCTATTTGGATTGGAGTTTACAACATGGAAGTGAATTCTGAATTGAGCAAGACTTATTTTTTGGATCCTTCGTTTGAGCAAACAACTGGAAATTTGCTGTTGGATGGATTT atcAATGGAGTTGGTACAATTCTCGTTCTTGGATGCGTCTCTTTCATAATGCTCGCTTTCGTACTCTTTGATTTCCGTCGTATCGTAAAAGCCTGGCTCACACTTTCATGTCTTTTGATATTGTTTGGGGTATCCGCGCAGACTCTTCATGATATGTTTTCACAAGTATTTGACCAAGATGACAACAATCAATATTACATGACAATTGTGTTGATAGTGGTTCCAACGGTTGTATATGGGTTCGGAGGGATCTAT gCATTCTTCTCTAACAGTTCTTTGATTCTTCATCAAATATTCGTTGTCACAAACTGTTCTCTTATCTCCGTTTTCTACCTACGAGTTTTTCCAAGCAAAACCACTTGGTTTGTTCTCTGGATTGTTCTATTTTGGG ATCTCTTTGCCGTTTTAGCACCGATGGGTCCactcaaaaaagttcaagaaaaggCTTCAGACTACAGTAAATGC gttcTCAATTTAATTATGTTTTCTGCTAATGAAAAACGTTTAACTGCAGGATCCAATCAAGAAGAGACAAATGAAGGAGAGGAGAGTACAATCAGAAGAACCGTGAAGCAAACGATTGAATATTATACAAAACGTGAAGCTCAAGATGAtgaattttatcaaaagaTCAGACAACGTCGGGCTGCAATCAATCCAGATTCGGTACCAACTGAGCATAGCCCATTAG taGAAGCCGAGCCATCACCAATCGAATTAAAGGAAAAGAACAGTACCGAGGAGCTCAGTGATGATGAGAGTGATACATCTGAAACTTCAAGTGGATCATCTAATTTATCGTCTTCCGACTCAAGCACCACTGTGTCAACATCTGATATAAGCACTGCTGAGGAATGTGATCAGAAGGAGTGGGATGATTTGGTCTCTAACAGTCTACCGAACAATGATAAACGGCCAGCCACTGCTGCGGACGCCCTTAATGATGGAG AAGTACTTCGTCTCGGCTTTGGAGATTTCGTCTTCTACAGTCTTCTGATTGGTCAAGCGGCTGCCAGCGGATGTCCATTTGCAGTCATTTCTGCCGCTCTTGGTATTTTATTTGGACTTGTTGTGACTCTCACTGTCTTTTCAACTG AGGAATCCACAACTCCTGCTCTGCCGTTGCCTGTGATTTGTGGTACTTTCTGCTATTTCAGTTCAATGTTTTTCTGGGAGCAACTTTACGGATGA
- the lars-2 gene encoding leucine--tRNA ligase (Confirmed by transcript evidence), whose protein sequence is MLRWGTIQQIRRIGSALQWPLKDIRISENTKMLEKHWSKSLVDSFESSKNKPSNLNGKKYILSMFPYPSGRLHIGHMRVYTISDATARYYRLNGYEVIHPIGWDSFGLPAENAARDKGVDPREWTINNIESMKQQLLKTKILFDWEKEISTCEPEFFRWTQWIFCKLFEYGLVKRTSSEVNWDPIDKTVLAAEQIDNDGKSWRSGAKAEKKKLSQWMIETPKYAKRLQEGLRKMSEQWGEVADIQANWIGKCDVYRFMLPVMKDGSNDEIIDLRIKDIFEISNAEFLVLKQSHSLADKDATQFPYKLPFQVLNGVTGRQIPVIVVEDTYQPDVTSFLNSRIGNFQKDKILVEKFAIAEPKHKRKLTKNDIQEMASFGGYGGYETSRTLTDWVVSRQRGWGTPIPMIQTKDGKRVAVQLNKLPVLGSDRGQEVDKERFGESGVFDTDTLDTFFDSAWYYLRYLDNKNKSELISKGAMKNMPVDVYVGGIEHAAVHMFFARFVAYFLKDINVIQTAEPFTDLIPQGIVRGKTFIEKETGKYLGSEDVQQSGDKLTLKNDSSVEVDAVYEKMSKSKNNGVDLAAILDSEGVDMTRLRLLEAAAPRAPINWGETDLKGIKKLLDRIAAINSQIVDARDNGKPIELKKEIDGSIKETYNFFVRNVGMCLEVLHLHNTALMRIQGFTNALKKVDPIYLAHSPEGQRAVKSLIIMLQVFCPHVASEMWSALANDGSLVSDQKWPEVDKDADIEFLLMIDGVSGGRPSLDRRIIEEMSMDQLWERATFYEHADILRMMKEDGMKLKNSSYISRKGFHVTLSCSLEGDKEENRKKIGKILDRIQAEKRKLEIGKKGGKRKKEKKIVNK, encoded by the exons ATGTTACGATGGGGTACCATTCAGCAGATCCGTCGAATTGGATCAGCACTTCAGTGGCCGTTGAAGGACATCCGGATCagtgaaaatacaaaaatgctGGAGAAACATTGGTCAAAATCACTTGTCGATTCTTttgaatcttcaaaaaat aaacccAGCAATCTCAATGGAAAGAAATATATTCTATCAATGTTTCCATATCCATCAGGACGACTTCATATTGGCCATATGAGAGTTTATACAATCTCAGATGCAACTGCTCGGTATTATCGTTTAAATGGATATGAAGTGATACATCCGATCGGATGGGACTCTTTTGGATTACCAGCAGAGAATGCAGCAAGAGACAAAGGAGTTGATCCAAGAGAATGGACTATTAATAATATTGAATCAATGAAACAACAACTCTTAAAAACCAAGATTTTATTTGATTGGGAGAAAGAAATTTCAACGTGTGAACCTGAATTTTTCCGTTGGACACaatggattttttgtaaactttttgagTACGGACTGGTGAAACGAACATCTTCGGAAGTTAATTGGGATCCAATCGATAAAACTGTTCTGGCTGCTGAACAAATAGATAACGATGGAAAAAGTTGGAGAAGTGGAGcgaaagctgaaaagaagaagcttaGCCAATGGATGATTGAAAcgccaaaatatgcaaaaagaCTACAAGAAGGTTtaagaaaaatgtctgaacAATGGGGAGAAGTTGCTGATATTCAAGCTAATTGGATCGGAAAATGTGATGTTTATCGGTTTATGTTGCCTGTTATGAAGGATGGATCAAAcgatgaaattattgatttgaGAATCAAAgatatctttgaaatttcaaatgccgaatttttggttttgaagcAAAGTCACTCGTTGGCAGACAAGGATGCCACGCAGTTTCCAT acaaacttCCGTTTCAAGTTTTGAACGGAGTAACAGGCCGTCAAATACCAGTCATTGTAGTGGAAGACACATATCAACCAGATGTCACAAGCTTCTTGAACTCGAGAATTGGAAACTTTCAGAAAGACAAAATTCTTGTCGAAAAGTTTGCGATAGCTGAGCCGAAACACAAAAGAAAGTTGACGAAGAATGATATTCAGGAGATGGCATCG tttggtGGATACGGTGGCTATGAAACATCCCGAACGTTAACAGATTGGGTTGTGAGTCGTCAACGTGGATGGGGAACTCCAATTCCAATGATCCAAACCAAAGACGGAAAACGAGTTGCTGTTCAATTAAATAAACTTCCAGTCCTTGGGTCAGATCGCGGGCAAGAAGTAGATAAAGAAAGATTCGGAGAATCCGGAGTATTCGACACAGATACTCTTGATACATTCTTTGATTCTGCATG gTACTATCTTCGATACCttgacaacaaaaataaaagcgAATTGATTTCCAAAGGAGCAATGAAGAATATGCCTGTTGATGTCTATGTTGGAGGAATTGAACACGCAGCGGTGCACATGTTTTTTGCTAGATTTGTTGCATATTTCTTGAAGGATATCAATGTTATCCAG ACAGCTGAACCATTCACTGACCTCATCCCACAAGGAATTGTTCGGGGAAAGACGTTCATCGAAAAAGAAACAGGAAAATATCTTGGATCAGAAGATGTTCAACAATCTGGAGATAAACTCACATTGAAGAATGATTCATCTGTTGAAGTTGACGCTGTCTATGAAAAGATGagcaaatcgaaaaacaacGGCGTAGATTTGGCTGCAATTTTGGATTCGGAAGGAGTTGATATGACAAGACTTAGATTACTTGAAGCTGCAGCTCCGAGAGCTCCCATTAATTGGGGCGAAACAGATTTAAAGGGAATCAAGAAACTTTTGGATCGAATTGCGGCAATCAATTCGCAAATTGTTGATGCACGAGATAATGGAAAACCAATAGAGTTGAAGAAAGAAATTGATGGAAGTATAAAAGAAACATATAACTTTTTCGTAAGAAATGTTGGAATGTGTCTAGAAGTACTTCATCTTCATAATACTGCGTTGATGAGAATACAGGGATTCACTAATGCATTAAAG aaagttgaTCCAATCTACCTGGCTCACAGCCCAGAAGGCCAACGAGCGGTGAAATCGTTGATTATTATGCTTCAA gttttttgTCCACACGTCGCTTCCGAAATGTGGTCAGCATTAGCTAATGATGGTTCACTGGTTTCCGATCAAAAGTGGCCCGAAGTTGATAAAGATGCTGATATTGAATTTCTTCTGATGATTGATGGTGTTAGTGGTGGTAGGCCTTCTCTTGATCGGCGGATTATTGAAGAAATGTCTATGGATCAGTTATGGGAACGAGCTACATTTTATGAACACGCAGATATTCTTCGAATGATGAAAGAAGATGGaatgaagctgaaaaattcaagttataTTTCTAGGAAAG gtttccaCGTAACTCTATCGTGTAGCTTGGAAGGTGACAAAGAAGAGAACCGcaagaaaattggcaaaattctGGACAGAATTCAAGCAGAGAAGAGAAAGTTGGAAATCGGGAAGAAAGGTGGAAAGaggaagaaagaaaagaagattGTGAATAAGTGA
- the lars-2 gene encoding leucine--tRNA ligase (Confirmed by transcript evidence) gives MIQTKDGKRVAVQLNKLPVLGSDRGQEVDKERFGESGVFDTDTLDTFFDSAWYYLRYLDNKNKSELISKGAMKNMPVDVYVGGIEHAAVHMFFARFVAYFLKDINVIQTAEPFTDLIPQGIVRGKTFIEKETGKYLGSEDVQQSGDKLTLKNDSSVEVDAVYEKMSKSKNNGVDLAAILDSEGVDMTRLRLLEAAAPRAPINWGETDLKGIKKLLDRIAAINSQIVDARDNGKPIELKKEIDGSIKETYNFFVRNVGMCLEVLHLHNTALMRIQGFTNALKKVDPIYLAHSPEGQRAVKSLIIMLQVFCPHVASEMWSALANDGSLVSDQKWPEVDKDADIEFLLMIDGVSGGRPSLDRRIIEEMSMDQLWERATFYEHADILRMMKEDGMKLKNSSYISRKGFHVTLSCSLEGDKEENRKKIGKILDRIQAEKRKLEIGKKGGKRKKEKKIVNK, from the exons ATGATCCAAACCAAAGACGGAAAACGAGTTGCTGTTCAATTAAATAAACTTCCAGTCCTTGGGTCAGATCGCGGGCAAGAAGTAGATAAAGAAAGATTCGGAGAATCCGGAGTATTCGACACAGATACTCTTGATACATTCTTTGATTCTGCATG gTACTATCTTCGATACCttgacaacaaaaataaaagcgAATTGATTTCCAAAGGAGCAATGAAGAATATGCCTGTTGATGTCTATGTTGGAGGAATTGAACACGCAGCGGTGCACATGTTTTTTGCTAGATTTGTTGCATATTTCTTGAAGGATATCAATGTTATCCAG ACAGCTGAACCATTCACTGACCTCATCCCACAAGGAATTGTTCGGGGAAAGACGTTCATCGAAAAAGAAACAGGAAAATATCTTGGATCAGAAGATGTTCAACAATCTGGAGATAAACTCACATTGAAGAATGATTCATCTGTTGAAGTTGACGCTGTCTATGAAAAGATGagcaaatcgaaaaacaacGGCGTAGATTTGGCTGCAATTTTGGATTCGGAAGGAGTTGATATGACAAGACTTAGATTACTTGAAGCTGCAGCTCCGAGAGCTCCCATTAATTGGGGCGAAACAGATTTAAAGGGAATCAAGAAACTTTTGGATCGAATTGCGGCAATCAATTCGCAAATTGTTGATGCACGAGATAATGGAAAACCAATAGAGTTGAAGAAAGAAATTGATGGAAGTATAAAAGAAACATATAACTTTTTCGTAAGAAATGTTGGAATGTGTCTAGAAGTACTTCATCTTCATAATACTGCGTTGATGAGAATACAGGGATTCACTAATGCATTAAAG aaagttgaTCCAATCTACCTGGCTCACAGCCCAGAAGGCCAACGAGCGGTGAAATCGTTGATTATTATGCTTCAA gttttttgTCCACACGTCGCTTCCGAAATGTGGTCAGCATTAGCTAATGATGGTTCACTGGTTTCCGATCAAAAGTGGCCCGAAGTTGATAAAGATGCTGATATTGAATTTCTTCTGATGATTGATGGTGTTAGTGGTGGTAGGCCTTCTCTTGATCGGCGGATTATTGAAGAAATGTCTATGGATCAGTTATGGGAACGAGCTACATTTTATGAACACGCAGATATTCTTCGAATGATGAAAGAAGATGGaatgaagctgaaaaattcaagttataTTTCTAGGAAAG gtttccaCGTAACTCTATCGTGTAGCTTGGAAGGTGACAAAGAAGAGAACCGcaagaaaattggcaaaattctGGACAGAATTCAAGCAGAGAAGAGAAAGTTGGAAATCGGGAAGAAAGGTGGAAAGaggaagaaagaaaagaagattGTGAATAAGTGA
- the ZK524.4 gene encoding SNF-related serine/threonine-protein kinase (Confirmed by transcript evidence), whose product MSNAPETGALRRKSSLHIRDTRIAGLYDLEKTIGQGHFAVVKLAKHVFTGEMVAVKIIDKTKMDEASTSQIMKEVRCMKLVQHANIVRLYEVLDTQTKIFLILELGDYDLHDFIIKHEKGVCESLAQQYFCQIMTAIDYCHQLHVVHRDLKPENVVFFEKLGMVKLTDFGFSNSYEPGEQLNTSCGSLAYSAPEILLGDSYDAPAVDVWSLGVILYMLVCGRLPFQEANDSETLTKILDCKYSIPDVLSDECRNLIQSMLVREPQKRASLEKIVSTSWVQAGDRGLSTAIPLIVRHHLPTSAHATIIEQMVAGAIASEEDILRFLENDEYNSVTATYYLLAERVLASYREEQARELLAKHVEWDDRPDPISDNSGATTRSNINSRCRSRSNSWRARPCSILKEESEEELSSYLRSASRQSSRFYPLHDFVSSPRSASRCCSAQLSRQNSEEAMSLKSLDSDSMRPTTFYIPNSAVSTTNPTTPTSAIINRFDEVLSPIDEREGSESDLVRKNLRKIVLNEIVDDSLAGSDEHAIRKSSDSCLHAHHQLLRSASAKRLLRRNSSPSVSMFSGITRDRVSPQAVQELLDLNRLGGVRGRAASPESVRSSRSPSPPASSSGRTSPAMSTISSMSRLKVSASNVTNSGMRKLSSSPHLLGICEETEDGSEVLQSTSSRHLRTLDDRGGRANRYRSASTGLVHLPSRHHSVHATKSSAASLLTTPFVSKPQGITPTPSSSSSTSFVQFTPNTYSAVRSIRPRQAIVSPDILRRYDPHQRFIVRSKRSTSCSSSDASDDDDGRRLTMLSSKCASKFDEKNKKDDDDEANGGTTGKRGNSGSGTTSLTVTGKQSNNQSGIAPQSNEKRSTLNDSVLPLRPIPEMTLLDQTLTSPDCASIRDRILHTSLSTQTMIRKWTEMDSWYGTPPRDYEDRTHLHEKTPWLRCLRRTASSQDLLRESDEKATSEHGNDSGCSTTEKDGEHQCTSPQFIQQNMYNDSKFSFLNTLPMEKVDRWLQCADFVF is encoded by the exons ATGTCAAATGCGCCTGAAACAGGCGCCCTCCGCCGAAAATCATCGTTGCACATCAGGGATACACGGATTGCCGGACTCTATGATTTAGAGAAAACCATCGGCCAAGGGCATTTTGCAGTGGTTAAGCTGGCAAAACATGTTTTCACTGGAGAAATG GTCGCCGTAAAAATCATTGATAAAACAAAGATGGACGAAGCATCAACGTCACAAATTATGAAGGAAGTAAGATGTATGAAGCTAGTACAACATGCAAACATTGTTCGGTTATATGAg gTGCTGGACAcccaaacaaaaatatttctgattttgGAACTCGGCGATTATGATTTACATGATTTTATCATCAAACACGAAAAAGGAGTGTGCGAGTCGTTAGCCCAGCAGTATTTTTGTCAAATCATGACTGCCATCGACTACTGTCATCAGCTTCACGTTGTTCATCGCGATTTaaag CCGGAAAATGTGGTTTTCTTCGAGAAGCTTGGGATGGTAAAGCTAACTGATTTTGGATTCTCAAATAGCTACGAGCCAGGAGAGCAACTCAACACTTCCTGTGGATCTCTCGCCTATTCAGCCCCCGAAATTCTTTTAGGAGACTCTTATGATGCACCAGCTGTTG aTGTATGGTCATTAGGTGTTATTTTGTATATGCTTGTATGTGGTCGACTTCCTTTTCAAGAAGCAAATGATTCAGAGACTTTGACAAAAATTCTTGATTGTAAATATTCGATTCCAGATGTTTTATCCGATGAATGTAGAAA tttaattCAATCAATGCTTGTTCGTGAGCCACAGAAGAGAGCAAGTCTCGAGAAAATAGTATCAACGTCATGGGTTCAAGCTGGCGATCGAGGTTTATCAACG gcGATCCCTTTAATAGTTCGACACCATCTTCCAACCTCCGCCCACGCAACAATAATCGAACAAATGGTTGCTGGAGCAATAGCATCAGAAGAAGATATTCTTCGATTCTTAGAGAACGATGAGTACAATTCAGTCACAGCGACATATTATTTGCTTGCCGAACGAGTTCTCGCTTCGTATCGGGAAGAACAAGCACGAGAGCTTCTTGCAAAACATGTCGAATGGGATGATCGTCCTGATCCAATATCTGATAATTCTGGAGCAACTACAAGGAGCAATATAAATTCAAGATGTAGATCTAGATCAAATTCCTGGAGAGCTCGACCTTGCTCGATTTTAAAAGAAGAGAGCGAAGAAGAGTTGTCTTCTTATCTGAGATCCGCTAGTCGGCAAAGCAGCAG ATTCTACCCGTTGCACGATTTTGTGTCGTCACCACGCAGTGCAAGTCGATGTTGTAGTGCACAACTATCACgtcaaaattctgaagaagCGATGAGCTTGAAGTCTTTGGATAGTGATTCGATGCGTCCAACCACATTCTACATTCCAAATTCTGCTGTTTCGACGACGAATCCGACTACTCCAACATCAGCCATCATAAATCGATTTGATGAAGTTCTTTCACCGATTGATGAACGAGAAGGAAGTGAATCGGATCTTGTTCGAAAGAATTTACGAAAGATTGTTCTCAATGAGATAGTTGACGATTCATTGGCTGGAAGTGATGAGCATGCGATTCGAAAATCCAGTGATAGTTGTTTGCATGCCCATCATCAGTTGCTGCGTTCGGCATCCGCCAAAAGACTTCTCAGAag aaactcatCACCCTCCGTCTCAATGTTCTCTGGAATCACAAGAGATCGTGTCAGTCCGCAAGCTGTGCAGGAACTTCTTGATTTAAATCGACTTG GAGGTGTTCGTGGACGAGCTGCCAGTCCAGAGAGTGTCCGCAGTAGTAGATCACCATCACCGCCTGCTTCGAGTAGTGGAAGAACATCACCAG cAATGTCCACAATTTCATCAATGTCACGTCTGAAAGTAAGCGCATCAAATGTGACCAACAGTGGAATGAGAAAACTCTCGAGTTCTCCACATTTACTTGGAATTTGTGAAGAG ACTGAAGATGGAAGCGAAGTTTTACAATCAACGTCAAGCCGCCATTTGAGAACTTTGGACGATCGTGGGGGTCGAGCCAATCG TTACAGATCAGCTTCAACTGGGCTTGTGCATCTGCCGAGTCGTCATCACTCAGTTCACGCCACAAAAAGTTCTGCAGCTTCACTACTCACAACCCCTTTCGTCTCAAAACCTCAAGGAATAACCCCAACACCTTCTAGTTCGAGCTCGACATCATTTGTTCAGTTCACACCGAATACCTATAGTGCTGTTAGATCGATTCGTCCACGTCAAGCTATTGTTTCACCTGATATTTTGCGTCGTTACGATCCTCATCAACGTTTTATAGTACGATCAAAGAGAAGTACATCTTGCTCTTCCTCTGATGCAtcggatgatgatgatggtagAAGATTGACAATGTTATCTTCGAAATGTGCATCgaaatttgatgagaaaaataaaaaagacgatgatgatgaggcAAACGGTGGAACAACGGGAAAACGTGGAAATTCTGGAAGTGGAACGACATCTCTTACTGTAACTGGTAAACAATCTAATAATCAGTCTGGAATAGCTCCACAATCAAATGAGAAAAG ATCAACACTCAATGATTCGGTACTTCCACTTCGACCAATTCCTGAAATGACTCTGCTTGATCAGACGCTTACTTCACCGGATTGTGCATCAATTCGTGACCGAATCCTACACACTTCCTTAAGTACTCAAACTATGATTCGAAAATGGACAGAAATGGATTCATGGTACGGTACACCACCAAGAGATTACGA agATCGAACTCACTTACACGAGAAGACCCCATGGCTTCGATGCCTTCGTCGAACTGCATCAAGTCAAGATTTATTAAGAGAAAGTGACGAAAAAGCCACGAGTGAACATGGAAATGATTCTGGATGTTCTACAACAGAAAAAGACGGAGAACATCAGTGTACATCTCCACAGTTTATACAACAAAATATGTATAACGATTCGAAATTCTCATTTCTGAATACTTTGCCCATGGAGAAAGTTGACCGATGGCTACAATGCGccgattttgtattttaa
- the T28F4.1 gene encoding SERTA domain-containing protein (Confirmed by transcript evidence), whose amino-acid sequence MNMTYKLNDLTEEIFGHLCNVALHKCSDKSEKKRAGCGGRAMRKRVLIKNFVSDLFKMPKKTSSSREQDMASSDEEYEEYDMSDVSFYDEEVDEFRLEDLTHYEHASMHQNDLWLHQPYTGTDMGGFGGMSSSMSMASAGMTSYGSYDMPSSYSAPSSVGYQPFDMYGSSMSESATEGDMPLPSDPLASMSGMLPAVESSSFDHFSSPTTSVQSSFFPGDDYFLSNVGPEPIFTDIIPEPLSHEDTHELTDLDVATGESHANKNKRRSTELFDDFTGSFQKRIKI is encoded by the exons ATGAATATGACGTACAAGCTGAATGATTTAACAGAGGAAATTTTCGGGCACCTCTGCAACGTGGCTCTTCACAAATGCAGTgataaatctgaaaagaaGAGAGCCGGATGTGGAGGTAGAGCAATGAGAAAAAG aGTTCTGATAAAGAACTTTGTATCGGATCTTTTCAAAATGCCAAAGAAAACCTCATCAAGTAGGGAACAGGACATGGCCTCATCTGATGAAGAATACGAAGAGTACGATATGTCAGATGTTTCATTTTATGATGAAGAAGTCGATGAGTTCAGACTGGAAGATCTTACCCACTATGAACATGCTTCCATGCATCAAAATGATCTGTGGCTTCATCAACCATACACTGGAACAGACATGGGTGGATTCGGTGGAATGAGTTCAAGTATGTCCATGGCATCAGCTGGAATGACATCTTACGGTAGTTACGATATGCCTTCTTCCTACTCTGCACCAAGCTCTGTTGGTTATCAACCATTTGATATGTACGGCAGCTCGATGTCTGAATCCGCAACCGAAGGAGATATGCCATTGCCGTCTGATCCATTAGCCAGTATGTCTGGAATGCTTCCAGCTGTTGAGTCATCGTCTTTCGATCACTTCTCATCTCCAACGACAAGTGTACAGTCCTCGTTTTTCCCAGGAGATGACTACTTTCTGTCAAATGTTGGACCGGAGCCAATCTTT ACGGACATTATCCCCGAGCCACTGAGCCACGAAGATACTCACGAGCTGACCGATTTGGACGTGGCAACCGGTGAAAGCCACGCAAACAAGAACAAACGTCGCAGTACGGAGCTTTTTGACGACTTCACTGGTTCATTCCAAAAGCGTATTAAAATCTAA